Genomic DNA from Candidatus Methylomirabilota bacterium:
CTGCTGGGCCAGCCGCGGGTCCATGGGCCGGGCGCGGAAGGCCGCGAGCTGTTCGGCGGCTCGGGCGGCATCGTTCTTCCTCAGATAGGAGAGGCCCAGATAGAGCAGAGCGGTGGGCTCGTTGGGGCTCGCCGCCAGTGCCTTCTGCAGGGTCGCCACGGCCTGGTCGAGGTCGCCCCGCTTGTACTGCGTCACGCCCAGTCCCACCAGCGCGCTGGCCCGCCTGGGATCCTTGGCGAGGGCCTCGTTGAAGTAGCGCTCGGCCTCGAGGTAGCGTCCCTGACGAAGCGCCGACTCTCCCTTTTCAACCGTGGTGGCGCAGCCCGCGGTCAGCGTCATGGCGATCAAGAGCGTCAGGGCAGTCCTCATGATCGCGGGGCCTGTTCAGAGCAGGGGGAAGGCGCTCAGGGCGCCGGCTTCGGTGACGAGCCGCGCCTCGCGAAGATACGACGCGTCGAGCTGGCTATAGCTCGTCACGCCGAGAAGGCCCAGGCAGATCCTGATCTCCTCCTCGAGGATCTCGAGGGCGCGCTCGAGCCCGGCCTGACCGGCGGCGGCCAGGCCCAGACACTGGAGGCGCCCGAGCCCCACGCACTGGGCGCCGAGGGCGATGGCCTTCACGATGTCGGTGCCGCGCAGGAAGCCGCCGTCGACCATGACGGCGGCGCGGCCATTGACGGCCCGCACCACCTCGGGCAGAACCTCGAGCGAGCCCAGGCCATGGTCGAGCTGGCGGCCGCCGTGGTTCGAGACGTACACGACCTCCACGCCATGATCGCACGCGATGTCCGCGTCTTCCGCGGTGGCGATGCCTTTCAGGATGAGCGGGATATCGTGAACGTCCTTGAAGCGCTTGACCTGATCCCAGGAGAGGGCGGCCTGCCATTCCATGCCGCGGGCGGCCTGGCGCCACGGCTTGACGAAGCGCTTGTCGAGGTCGCGCTCACGGCGGCTGTAGTGGGCCGAGTCCACCGTCATGCAGAAGACGGTGTAGCCGTTGTCCCGCGCGCGCTTGACGTGATCGTCGACGAAGGCGTCGTCAC
This window encodes:
- a CDS encoding tetratricopeptide repeat protein, which produces MRTALTLLIAMTLTAGCATTVEKGESALRQGRYLEAERYFNEALAKDPRRASALVGLGVTQYKRGDLDQAVATLQKALAASPNEPTALLYLGLSYLRKNDAARAAEQLAAFRARPMDPRLAQQIDHALEVLRGPPLTEPVRELLASSLGTAAELAREAEEARALYSPYPYFGYPFYPGYPYLGAPYPGFGYPPCVLVRRAGQLVCI
- a CDS encoding alpha-hydroxy acid oxidase, giving the protein MPSNLDEQFQTLHEIARAARRNLADGPWDYMMGGTETETTLRRNRAAIDAMAFRPRVLRDTSKVDSTSTFMGRPVRLPVMLAPVGSVESFTPGGGATSAKASGAFGVPHMLSSACNPGLEATAAAADNYRIFQLYVRGDDAFVDDHVKRARDNGYTVFCMTVDSAHYSRRERDLDKRFVKPWRQAARGMEWQAALSWDQVKRFKDVHDIPLILKGIATAEDADIACDHGVEVVYVSNHGGRQLDHGLGSLEVLPEVVRAVNGRAAVMVDGGFLRGTDIVKAIALGAQCVGLGRLQCLGLAAAGQAGLERALEILEEEIRICLGLLGVTSYSQLDASYLREARLVTEAGALSAFPLL